A section of the Streptomyces sp. Je 1-369 genome encodes:
- a CDS encoding DUF503 domain-containing protein, with the protein MYVGTLSFDLLLGDVHSLKEKRSVVRPIVAELQRKYAVSAAEVGGQNLHRRAEIGLAVVSGDAGHLHDVLDRCERLVAARPEVELLSVRRRLHGDDD; encoded by the coding sequence ATGTATGTGGGGACTCTGTCCTTCGATCTGCTCCTCGGCGACGTACATTCGCTGAAGGAGAAACGCTCCGTCGTCCGTCCCATCGTCGCCGAGCTCCAGCGCAAGTACGCGGTGAGCGCGGCGGAAGTGGGCGGTCAGAACCTGCACCGCAGGGCCGAGATCGGCCTCGCGGTGGTGTCGGGTGACGCGGGCCACCTCCACGACGTACTGGACCGGTGCGAGCGCCTCGTCGCCGCCCGGCCCGAAGTGGAGCTGCTGTCGGTGCGACGGCGGCTGCACGGCGACGATGACTGA
- the rbfA gene encoding 30S ribosome-binding factor RbfA, producing the protein MADNARAKRLADLIREVVAQKLQRGIKDPRLGTHVTITDTRVTGDLREATVFYTVYGDDEERAAAAAGLESAKGVLRSAVGQAAGVKFTPTLSFVADALPDNARAIEDLLDKARMSDEKVREVSAGAEFAGGADPYRKPEDESDDETDGDARA; encoded by the coding sequence GTGGCCGACAACGCGCGGGCGAAAAGGCTGGCGGACCTCATCCGAGAGGTGGTTGCTCAGAAGCTGCAGCGCGGGATCAAGGACCCGCGGCTCGGCACGCACGTGACGATCACGGACACCCGGGTGACCGGTGACCTGCGGGAGGCCACGGTCTTCTACACGGTCTACGGCGACGACGAGGAGCGCGCGGCGGCCGCCGCGGGCCTGGAGAGCGCCAAGGGCGTCCTCCGGTCGGCGGTCGGACAGGCCGCGGGTGTGAAGTTCACGCCGACCCTGTCCTTCGTCGCCGACGCCCTGCCGGACAACGCGCGGGCCATCGAGGACCTGCTCGACAAGGCACGGATGTCGGACGAGAAGGTCCGGGAGGTCTCCGCGGGCGCCGAGTTCGCGGGCGGCGCGGACCCGTACCGCAAGCCCGAGGACGAGTCCGACGACGAAACGGACGGCGACGCCCGAGCATGA
- the truB gene encoding tRNA pseudouridine(55) synthase TruB — MSNSGTTPDGLVIVDKPSGFTSHDVVAKMRGIAKTRRVGHAGTLDPMATGVLVLGVERATKLLGHLALTEKEYLGTIRLGQNTLTDDAEGEITSSTDASKVTREGIDEGIAKLSGDIMQVPSKVSAIKIDGKRSYARARKGEDFEIPARPVTISAFTVYDVRDAVAEDGTPVLDLVVSVVCSSGTYIRAIARDLGADLGVGGHLTALRRTRVGPYKLDAAKTLDQLQEELTVMPVAEAADRAFPRWDVDDKRGRLLLNGVRIDMPEEYVGVGAVAVFDPEGRFLVLAEESRGKAKSLAVFA; from the coding sequence ATGAGCAACAGCGGCACCACGCCGGACGGCCTTGTCATCGTCGACAAGCCGTCCGGCTTCACTTCGCACGACGTGGTGGCCAAGATGCGCGGGATCGCCAAGACCCGCCGCGTCGGACACGCGGGCACCCTCGACCCCATGGCGACGGGCGTCCTCGTGCTCGGCGTCGAGCGCGCCACGAAGCTCCTCGGCCACCTAGCGCTGACCGAGAAGGAGTACCTGGGCACCATCCGCCTGGGCCAGAACACCCTCACCGACGACGCCGAGGGCGAGATCACCTCGTCGACGGATGCCTCGAAGGTCACCCGAGAGGGCATAGACGAGGGCATCGCCAAGCTGTCCGGCGACATCATGCAGGTGCCGTCCAAGGTCAGCGCCATCAAGATCGACGGCAAGCGGTCGTACGCCAGGGCCCGCAAGGGCGAGGACTTCGAGATCCCGGCCAGGCCGGTCACGATCTCCGCCTTCACGGTGTACGACGTCCGTGACGCGGTCGCCGAGGACGGCACGCCCGTGCTCGACCTGGTCGTCTCGGTCGTCTGCTCCTCCGGTACGTACATCAGGGCCATCGCCCGCGACCTGGGCGCCGACCTCGGCGTCGGCGGTCACCTGACCGCGCTGCGCCGCACCCGCGTCGGCCCCTACAAGCTGGACGCGGCGAAGACCCTCGACCAGCTCCAGGAAGAGCTGACCGTGATGCCCGTGGCCGAGGCCGCCGACCGGGCCTTCCCGCGCTGGGACGTGGACGACAAGCGCGGCAGGCTGCTGCTCAACGGCGTCCGCATCGACATGCCCGAGGAGTACGTGGGTGTGGGCGCCGTCGCCGTCTTCGACCCGGAGGGCCGCTTCCTGGTCCTCGCGGAGGAGTCGCGCGGCAAGGCCAAGAGCCTGGCCGTCTTCGCCTGA